The Daphnia pulicaria isolate SC F1-1A chromosome 12, SC_F0-13Bv2, whole genome shotgun sequence genome segment AGTCCTGGGCTGTTTCAAACCTTTAGAACCTTGACTGCTTTTTTCAGCCACATGTTGGGGGGCACGGGCACCTAATGAATATCACAGAATCTACGATTGGGCAATCGAGAAGttatagagaaaagaagactGGCCTTGATTGGACATAATTGGTAATATACTCACTATAACCTATAACTTTTCAATGGATGAAACTGTTATACAAAACTATGCTGAGTTGGCAAGCAGTACACTTCACGGTCGTCGCTAATGCAACGTCAGCCTGACGTTGAAGTTTGACACTTAACGTAGGTACAATCCTTTGTTCGAGAGCTGTCTGCTTCTCGCAACGCAATGGACTCCGCAACGTCCGCATTGGATTTGCATTGGACGTTGCGGAGTGCATTCACTTCGACcaatcgaaatcatttttgtctttttcctaCAGCACCACCACATggggcgagccaaataaaaatctgctgttcacggcaccccttcacacagCAACGGGCCGCTAGGGttgtcggcttgacccatacctttagATTCTAATAATAAGGTCAACACCAAAATACCTTTACAGAATCTACGGGAAATCATTATTCCCTATTAATTATTTGCCATTGCTATAATCCCATTTGTACCGGTGTGTTAAAGGCGGTTAAAGGTTACTAATTTTGTTTAGAAATGTGAAGGACTAAATATACTTATATACCTAGCACAGTTGGGAAAACAGCACGAAggcaaaacatttcaaagctgGAGTGGTTTGAAATCTACAGTCGGATTACACATGATGGTATCGAATTAGCCTACACGTAAGTAAAAATTAatgtattttgaaaagaaaatttgtgaaCCCCCTTTTCCTCTGGTATACCGCACCAGCTGATTAGAGTGGTCTTTAGGCTACCCGAAAGACACAcgaattgttatttttaccaCAGACATGTTCGGAGATTCGGGTCTTATTGCTGCCCATGCAGGCCACATATCCGGTATTAATTGGCAGCCCGGCTAGCAGAATTTATCGTTTTTCATTCAACCAGCTGATTATTCATTCTACGTCATCGACAGTGGACGAGCGGATGCTTTCTATATAGTAGCCCGAAGTCGGAAGTCGATCCAGCTGATTGGGAGAAACTAAAAATCGCTAAAAATAGTTGTTGTCAATGACAAAAATAACTCTTAGGGTAAATAATAAGACACCAAGTGGGAAACAAATTTGTGCCGAGTAATGTAGGCTACTTGCCGTAAAGGGAGAGGTCTTTGTATAAAGACGGCTGAATCACTTAGACTCCTTTCTTGAAAAGTTCTGCCCTTCACGGTCGCTAAATTCAAAGCCAAAACGATTTGGCAACCTTTAGTCCCGCATTTGCGATGTAGTCCCTTCTGCGCCAATGTGCAATTTCATGTAGATATGTCATCACCGTGGGGTCACTCGGTGTTACTTCTGTCCGGTTTGACCGATCAGTCCGTTGAGATCTGAAAACGAAAGATGCTGATGCACTATAAGAtccttttgtgttttgttcaatGTTTTGCATAGCATTCCGACTCTCTGATCCTACATTTGTAGCTGTGTGTAGCTTACATCTGCAGGATTTTGGAAAGGGAAATTAATTGGTTTCCTTTGTTGTATGGGCTTAGTACCAGCACACTTATGGTTTGGAAATaatggtttttgttttcttgcgaTAATCCATCAAGTTCCGGCCGTATCACGTCCAGTATGTGTATAAATGCTCGGTCGTGTTCATCGTCGGGATTCACAGAATATTCTCTTCCTGCTCCGAGAGGTTCTAGCTATTATAGCTTACTTTTTTTCCAGCAGGTaagtaacaaaataataaccTACGTACAATACGtgttcaaatttatttgaatcaaAACCCAGTTCATTTTATCATGTTTTACTGTTAACACATTATTCAGATATTGACAAAATGAAGTTAGCTCTCAGCTTTTTCTTGGCCGTTCTTGTGGTTATGTCTCATCAGCAGTTTCAGCGCAATCCCTATCATATGATGTTTGACGCGTTTCCTTGGCTGTCGCCATTGCCGCGCTACCCAGTCAACCCCGCGTTCTACTACGACTATGAAACAGCAACAGTATCTATACCATCAAATCTAAAAGTTCGTTTATCGCTCTCCAATGCTTGCTGTCACTTATCGTGTTATTGCGCAGAAATTCTCTACGATTTGATTTATAAACACTCCGGCATCACTTTAGACAATTCCGTAAATATCTGATAACGCCGTTAAATTTGTCTTTCTCTATATAGAACGACGACGTTTATCCAGTTGAAAATAATCGCAACGTTTTCAGCCCCGAAGACGAAGGGGAAGAATACGCCGACACCCAATCGAGGGTCAAGGGATTCAGTCTCAACCGGCCTCGGCCTTCTTCCCAGCAAGACGACGACCAGCAAAATAATGCCCGTTTTTTGTACAACATCGATACTACTACTGCAAGGCCTTACAatcatcctttttttaaaacggcGACGTTTACGTCCACCGTTACTTTAAGccttaattcaattcaaaattgtgTTCCCGCAAACGAAGTTATTGCTAACGTTCAACCTTGTCAACCAAATCAACAAGCTATTGTCGGTCGCAGAAGACGTGACAACGTAATAGACGACTTTTCCTATTTACCGGAAGACACTCAATTTCCTCCTATCAATCCTTCTAATACATTCAAGTAAGTATATTGAAAGTTGATAGACAATCCCGAAACATGATACGCATACTAATTAAATAATACTGTTTGCATTTCCTTTTATATGTATAGTTTGATGCCAACTGTACTTTCGAATTTAAATGATGACAATTTAGACCTACTTTCGTCGTCTATGAACGACATTGACCTTCCGAATCTTTCAAGATCCGAAGACGACCAGCACAATttcagagagaaaagattttttattaacaaaaaCCGATTTGTTGCATTGTCAGTTTCCACGAGTTTTGTATTTGTAAATTCTACTATTCGCGCGACGGTCAATCTCCTTAACCCAGTTCCAGCTCCAGGTGCAGGTCCATGTGTACCTGTACCAGCAATACCTGCACCAGTAGCTCCAGCAGTTCCAGTAACGTGCGTTGGATGTTTACCCCCAGATTTCGTTGTATGCCCTCCCCCTGTCGCTGGATAAGAGGTGTTTATACTTGAGAATTTTAGCAATTTAGTTTAGTGTTTTCCGCAATTTGCTTTCTTAAAGAATCACTATATAACGTGTAGCCTATAAACAGCTTGATTATTCCTATGTTATTGTTGTACCACAGTATAGGTCTTCGTTTGATTTAATAACTTTAACTGTAAGTTACAGTTAATGTTTCGTCGAAGACCTATACTGTGGTATATAGCTAGGCTCTGCCACACAAGAAATACACAGTAGTTTAAGGACGCGGAGATACTTTTTATTCCTCGTGTTTTGTaatgtttctatatcttgtccAATCTTGTCTGTCTTTCTGTATTAGGTCTATATAGTACACATGCACTACCGTCGACTACCGTATATTGTTCGCTGATTGGCATTATTTTAATGAGAGTCCGGATAGTATTTTGTGTTAGTATTGATGCGCGTTTTATTTTGGGCAGCACGCATTAATTGCGAAATTTACTATATGAATGACATTGACCTTCCGAATCTTTCAAGATCCGAAGACGACCAGCACAATtttagagagaaaagatttttgagTAACAAAAACCGATTTGTTGGATTGTCAGTTTCCACGAGTTTTGTATTTGTAAACTCCACTACTCTCGCAACGGTCAATCTCCTTACCCCACGACAACAAGCTGTGGGGCTGCAAGGTCCATGTAGGCCTAACAACCCAAATTTTCGAAGATGCATTTTATGTTTACCCCCAGGCTTTACTGTATACCCTGCTGCCCCTCGCCCTGGATAAGCGGTGTTACTCTATATTACCCTATCAGAGCTGCTGTAGGGTAATATACTTGAAGCAAGTATTTATAATAGGCAACTGTCTTCCATAATTTGCATTCTTCAAGAATCTAGATGCTTACATTTAAAGTTAAGTGGCTTTACCAAAAATCGACCGTATACATTGAGGGTTTTGCATTGTGCAGTTTAAGATCGTCATCATTGGCGTATATGCTTCGGACATCGGCGAGGAGAGACCGGGCCAGCACTTtgctaatatttctttttcatctttcgcATCAAAATGAATCCGTTTAACGTTTTGGTGACTGCTATCTCTTGAAtaactatatactatataagTTATTTATTCTTCCTTATACTATAGCCTGTAGTTATGCTCCTTGCGCATGGATCCTTCTCTTAATTTGCTAATTACAACACATTGGATACAGCCTGTGAATACGTTGAAACTCTGCTGTTGTCGGCTGTTGTACCACATTACAAATAAATCGCAAATAAATTCACGAATGCTTGTACCGATAGTAATTTAAAAGTATAGGCTACATCCAATTCCAGCAATGGTTAGGTCTATATAACATAAAATGTTTAGATTTTGTACCATGCTTTATTATCGGACTCAATTTGTGCGTTCGCTGCCGTTCGCTGCGTACCATGTTGATCAGTAAACCAGCACCTGTATGGCAAGTACTTAGTGCCATTTctcgacccccccccccccccaaccagCTATTAAGCATCACCCAACCTTATTGTTCCCAACTATGTTACCAATCCCCCCGCTATCATCATTGAGCGGCAATATCGCTTAAGGTGACTACTTGGAAACCATAAAAGGCGACTTACCCTAGACGGGATAGGTGTTCAGGGGGTGCAAAACAATAACGTGACAGGAAATCCTCCAATAATATGTCGTTCCGCCGCGGGTTGGGTTGCTTGACCTATTCTGGTAAGTGCTCTAGAAGGATTCTTTGACTTCCGGTTGTTTGGCGCAGGATCGATAAAAAGAGCACATAAAAAGGAGTTGttttctaaagaaaaattaaggTCACAAAAGTAAATGAATTCCGTTTAATTCAAAAGGTGATTCTTACCATGTTTGGCATATCCTGCAATTTGTTGTGAGCGATTTCAATTTGGAAACTGCGTCGTAGTCTTAATTCGTATCGAATGAATACCAAGCGTGTTCTTCCATTTCATCTGTTCGATAACAGCCATAGTGAATAAGGAATTCAATCGTTTTATTGAGTTAACTCCAAATATCACATTAGGCCTACTAACTGAAACAATCAATCAACTGCATTAAATAAAGAGTGACAAGAGCCAAAAACCAGCTCACAAGGAAGCATAATCAAGAAGTGCATTTGCTGAAAGCGGCAAAAAGGGTTGCAAGGAATCAATTCAAGATCACGCAGTTTTGGTTATGATTAAATGTAGCTACTACAAGTTTTTCCagatattttaaattaattatatgGGGTAAATTCACTATTGTTTAGTAAACTGTGTAGGCCTACCAAAGTTTATTAAGTGAGTTCATGTGGtactcgtttttttgttttgcagctTTTGGAAACACGAAAGGAAACAGTagccaaaagggaaaataagtcCACCATCACCTCTTTCATAAAATATCGTAGTTCTGCTAAATAGCAACATCCACAACAGGTAAAACCACTAATAGCTTAGTGGTCTTTAGTTGCCACTTCTGATAATTGTGGAGGACAACGACGCGCCAGGAGGTTCAATAATCCAAGCGATCTTGATGAAAATTTCCtccgttcaataaattgtggGGAGCTTGTAGAACGTAGTCGGAGGAAAAAGTACTAGATTAACCTGATTGTCAGTGCCAGAAATTGTAGTAACAGCGAGTTTCGAAACAACGACAGTAAAAGCCGTAACAATTTCCctaataatgaagaaaaaagaaaattttaaagtaaaaacaacaaattttgtagaattctttcttcttacaTAAAGTCGGAGTGACGGCAGTTGTAGCAACCTCCACCGTGGAAGATGTAGCAGTTGCGTCAAACATTAAGGTTCCAACAACGAATGTAATTGTTGTTCAGGTTTGTTACTGCCTTCTGGCGGGTTGGCAAGAGCCAGCATCTAGACCATAAGATGTTTTGAATTGCAGCCAGTTGAGGGTAAGAGAATCACCTTGCAGAATCTCAACATGATATACCTTCTGGTGTCAAAGTCCCCTGCATCAATGGTTTACCCTGCTGTTGTGCTAAATTGGGCTGTCATTGTAGGTGACTCTGTTGGTAAtaggtgatttttttttatctgtaaaGAATAAATGTCAGTAGAGTGAGTCACTGAGAATCTGAGACTGCTAttgagaataaaataaatgaacccTGAATCTATTCAAGAGTCCATTGCAAAATTACCTCAAGTATGAGTGACGATTTTCCAGGGTCCAGCTATTAATCCGCATTACTTGACATCACACGAGTAACAAAAGGAGCTCGCAAACAACTAGCACCAACTTCACTTGCAGTAAGGGTTAGGTTACCCTTCTTCATGTTTCTATATCTGTACAATTCAATCAAATGTTCATTAGCTATGGATTCAGAATgaggtaaaaatgttttccattaCCTGGTGCTTTAGACGGTCAGTACATTGGACATGATATAATATGTTTTAGAACCATCTGCTCTTTATGCCTTCCAATCCAAGGAGTCCTGGGCTGTTTCAAACCTTTAGAACCTTGACTGCTTTTT includes the following:
- the LOC124316431 gene encoding uncharacterized protein LOC124316431, yielding MKLALSFFLAVLVVMSHQQFQRNPYHMMFDAFPWLSPLPRYPVNPAFYYDYETATVSIPSNLKNDDVYPVENNRNVFSPEDEGEEYADTQSRVKGFSLNRPRPSSQQDDDQQNNARFLYNIDTTTARPYNHPFFKTATFTSTVTLSLNSIQNCVPANEVIANVQPCQPNQQAIVGRRRRDNVIDDFSYLPEDTQFPPINPSNTFNLMPTVLSNLNDDNLDLLSSSMNDIDLPNLSRSEDDQHNFREKRFFINKNRFVALSVSTSFVFVNSTIRATVNLLNPVPAPGAGPCVPVPAIPAPVAPAVPVTCVGCLPPDFVVCPPPVAG